cgcacacacacacacacacacacacacacacacacatacacagacacacacacacacacacacaaacacacacacacacacacacacacacacacacacacacacacacacacgtgactctCTTTGCATCACAGTAACGTGGAGCACCACTCAGGGGTAGGGAAGCTGACGTGCTGTTCTGTGCGTTTTGCTCTCCACACAGCAAGAACATGCACCGAGTGGACTCAGAACCGCAGGGGCACATCAAACAGGTCAGTGACATTCTCAGGCTCCTGTTCAGGACAtttccatttagtcatttagcagacgcttttatccaaagcgacgtacaaaggagaaaacaaacaagctaCGAGCAGGAGCACAAGGAGGAGCACattgacattttaaaatgtaacgTGTGAGGATGGAGGAAGGAGTTTTTACTGATGCTTCCTTTTGCTGTGGGAGGTTGAGTGAGGATAACTTCCTGAGAAGTCATGCCTTTTGTTTTGACCCTCAACCTCAGCAGAGGTCATCTGTGATGCCTGAGACGCTCTTCTATGAGTCGCCACAGGAAACCTTTCAGCTCAGGAGCTCCAAGATGACAGACATTCCGGTACGTTctccaacaacaacagcaacgaCACCAACATGCCGATTTTCCCTGCTGTCTGGTCTGTAACTCCCTTTAAAATCACGAGGGCTGAtggaaggtgtgtgttttccttcgCAGGAGGAGCCAGAGGAGTCTTGTGATGACTCTGAAAGCACAGACAGCCTGCACCCATCCATCGTGCCCTTGACAGAGGTCACGCAGAGCACAGAGGATGATGGCAAGCTCAATTACATCACTGTTCATTACGCCAGGATGCCCAGGTGAGTTCAGGGGTCAACCTTGGAATACTAACCTAAACCAACATTCAAAATGCAGTAGCCTCCAAACTTAAAAGGAGCTGTATGCAGTATTTTTTAGTGTAAAACatttagaaataaataaaaaaatattaatagaATATAAAGAGATAACATTTTTGATGTAATGTCTGAAGTGTACTGTATGGCCTAGATGCTGTTATGCCTCTAGAGATTCTGATGACAATATTCCATTGTTACTCTTTAATACACAGAGAAATATGTATGGTTTGTATGTCTACATTATAGTTTGCTCTTGTTATGTCAACAGTAAGCATGTGGTAGGAACTTGCTTTCAATATTGTCTTGTTTGTTTCCCTCAGTTTGGACCAGGTGCAGATCACTCATCTACCACTAGATGGCAATAAAGGGAGTAGGGATCGATCTAATGTAATTTACTCCGTCCTATCCAATGAGCAGCCATGAAGGTACTGTTTAGACACGCAACTATTTATACCCATAACATTCATATTAATTTACCTTCACTGACAAGTTGTGTAAATGGTAAAAATGGCCACAGATAAATAAGCTTAAAGTaagctttaaaaacaaaaaacagccaaTGTTAATGAATTGGTCATAATCATAAATCAATGCATAAATCAATGCAAAATGTTTCCCTACAGGAAAAATAAATCATGTTTCTTCACAGGTTAGACTTTGAAGGCAACCCCCAGTGAGTGTTGGCAGGAGTGAAGTTGGCATCTCTCTGTCCTGTTCGCCCAGTGGAACAGTACCCTAAGCTGACTTCACTAGTCATGTGATGagagtgctgctgtgtgtgtgtctatttgtcaaTGGCTATTTTGCTACAGTCAACAATAGTGAATCTTCATGTGATTGTTCAGTCATCTCTGAGAAAAATAAGTACCTTAACAACTGAAATTATgcaattgaattttttttttttgcacaagaTGTAAGACAACATAAGTGATGCTTTGTTAAAAGTAAATCTTATAATGTGATACCAAGTCTTAGGTCCTAAGGTCTAAGTTACCATGTTCTAAAATGGATAGTACACCCAAAGTGAAAATCTTGGCATAATCATGACCCTCTGGACATTCCTTTAAAGGCCCAGTATGTGGGATTTATGGTGATTTATGGTGAAGTATTCATAataatgttttcattagtgtacaATCAACTACAGGTCCTGTTTTCGTtggcttagaatgagccctccATACCTACATAGGGAGTGGTCCTCTTCCACGAAGGCCTCCATGTTgcgccgccatgtttctacGGTAGCCCAGAAGGGACAAATCAAAACACTGGCACTAAAGAGGGCCTTTTGGGTTTTTATGGCACCTGACGACCACCGTagcttgtcacacacacttggaaaggGAGAGGTGTTCAGTTGGTTTCAATCTGCTGCCTCACCGTTAGATGGCGCTAAATCCTatatactgcacctttaatactCAGTTCATTGATTGgtaaaacattatttaatcTAATTACAAGATGTACAAGATTAGCCATTTTTGACTATTTACATGCCATGACGTACAATGCATTAAAACGCTAGGTAACTACATTAATTAACAAACTAAGTACATTGTACCAAAGGCACTTCATATGAAGGGGACCCTGTAAAttgggtgtttctgtgtctctttgctgattaattaattgattgattgattgattgattgattgattgttgatTCGGTGGAAGAATAGCATGTCAGTATTCATTTGAGATTACTTTAATCCTTAAACGTTATCATGACAGATTTGTACTGAATAAGAAAAAATCCAGTGAAATGTTCATCCAGTTTTGGGTGGTTATGTTAACTTTTTCCACCCAGAACTAACCATCAAATTGTTCATCAGATTCCTCATCATCTTCTTTAACGTGAGGGAATACAGTTTTCTAATAAAGTTGTGTGGTGTATTACAACAAGTGAGcgtttcctttttttcactcactcaaATGCTCATTTTCAGTATTACTCATATTGAGACAGATGAACCGAGAGGACTACACTGCCATCTACAGCACACCTACCGCACTGGTCTGGTGTATTCACTGGACTATCACTGTTTCACTGCCATCTACAGCACACCTACTGCACTGGTCTGGTATATTCACTAGATTATCACTGCCACCTAAAGCACACCTACCGCACTGGTCTGGTATATTCACTAGATTATCACTGTTTCACTGCCATCTACAGCACACCTACTGCACTGGTCTGGTATATTCACTGGACTATCACTGTTTCACTGCCATCTACAGCACACCTACTGCACTGGTCTGGTATATTCACTAGATTATCACTGTTTCAGTTGGATCATCAGGTGAAATCAAAGGGAAAGGTATTCTGTTGTATGACATCAAAGACTCCAATCTGATTGGCTTGACAGGTCATGTCGGTCAGGTCAGACCTAGAAGAAATTCACGACTTCCAGTTGCATTGACCATTTTCTAAACAGTTCAACAATTTAAAGCAGCAATTGAGCAgatttatatgtttgttttgggtTTGTGATCAGAATACATGTCTCATCACGTCTCACCCACAACAGGTTCCACTACAAATTGGAACTgtaattaaagcagcaataaggagttttgTTCCAAAACtggcaagctaactacctaaaaggcatgcaaaaaccttgcaaacaccaccaacagcccagttgacactgatagaagcttgccaacacactaactggtatcttttggcaatatagctggcaatgtcatgctgtgaaagcttttcttccatttttgcgggatgttccagcccggaacacagaactacatagtgcatatcctggatggctagtgggaaagacacaagagtttgtctgtccttcacatgaccatatgctatcaaaatgaatttgaagatggtcctaccaaaactagttgcctataaaaccatacctcaaaaagtgtcaaattgttgcatagtgttactttaaagtaCAAATTTGCAAGGCTCCTTAAATGAAATGGAAGACATGGTTATGTTCAGGTTATGTTGTCTCTGTTATGAAGACTCTTCGTGGTAATGACAGTTGTCAAGTCATGATTATGACTGtgtcatgtcagtcttatgcacaccccttcaaataaaatgttaccGTATCATCATGCATGAGTTAAaccaagggcgtaggtttgcatatggtccatagggactagtcacgaccaaagtttgggaaagacacaatTGTCCCCACCAGCACTTGCATAAAGAGAGCTGGCAGTAGTCTGATACGGGAAGCTACTAAATACGCCAGGAAATAATAAAGCCTCATATTAGTATTTCGTTTGGTGTCAGCATTGATATTTTTGACCCTTTTGTGCTTTGTAGATAGGAAAAtgccaccaaaaaagaaaaagaaaaagaaaagacacatCGGAAGTTTTTTCACCACCCAGAGAGTAAGTAGCTATCAAGAAGCCCAGGTCGTTGTTAGTTACCTACACAGTGCAAACATGCTAGCCTAACATCGCCACCCATTCTACAAtggaaacatgttttgaaaGTTGTTAGTGTAGAGCATGTAACTTTTGCTTGCATTAAATCTATCCCTAGCGTCTGCAATTGTCGTGGAAAATTCTAAGagttctcaagaaacttctcaaggcaaacaggtATGAATATACTGAACGGTTTATTTCAGAATAGCtaactgctgctgagctggtccatggagcatctcaaaaCCCTTAGCTTAAGGCAAGAGCGATCAGGCAGACTAACTCAGGACAAAGTTCCCGAGCCCTTTTTAAAGACCTAgccacctctcttcttccctgtaGCCCTGTTCTTGCGTACCTTATCAGAATTAACCACTTTCGTTACATCTATTTTTAACAGCGTGCATATTGCACAGTTTCCTGTGATAACAGGTGTCTCGCCTTTTCAGGTATGGTCTATAGACTGCCTATCTTGTGGACTCTTGTGGCCTTTAAGAAGCGTCTTAGAGGAACCTGTGATCCCGTCATGGACTCTCAGAAGCGCCTTTCTGAAGGCCTGTGGTCTCGTCATGGCCTCTCAGAAGCACCTTTCTGAAGGCCTGTGGTCTCGTCATGGCCTCTCAGAAGCGCCTATCTAATGGCCTGTGACCCTGTCCTGGGCCTGGACGTGTAAaaggcccccctccccccttcgcGCGCCAAACAATTCTTGTGCGCTCTAACCTTAATTTTTTTATGCAACAAGaaatgcaaagttaataacaacTACTTCACGCAGacgctctggcttaggggctccctgagctcatgggcccctgggcctgggcccggttgGCCCTTttggtaatccatccctggtgaTGGCCTGTCTGCCATGTAGTTTATCAGAAAAGACATCTCTAccacgtgatttatcagaaaaggtatctctgccatgtggtttatcagaaaagctgctgagaccaaacctacgcccttgaGTTAAACCATAAGTTCAAAATGGACTTGAACTACATATCTTCTTCCGATGGCTTCTGTTGTCCTATAAATCATTCACTAGGTCAAAGCACTAGTGTCGTGTCTGATCTGTAGGTTTGTGATGGAAAAAACATTCATCTTTTCTGATCCGAATAAAACTCTTTGGCAGTCTGGCAGAGTGTGGatcaaaaaaggtttattttgccaGTGCAATACCAACAGCGTAAACCTGAGCAAGTCAGCAAGACAATACTGAGTTTACAGAGTTTTGCATTCTGTTTTATACATCTGAAGAGAACCTTTTGTCACCCTAAACCACCTATGACCCTCCCCATAGGATATACAGTACGTATATTGCTTTTTAATTGGAGTATTGGGGGCCCGGAAATGTTTTCATGTCATATTTGGTCAGCCATCAGTGCCTCCCCCTTATGGCCGAGGCCCAACAATCGCACCCGGCATATTCTAAAGCAACCCATGGTTGGAAACGGCCCAATTCAGGAGAAGAATGCGGGTGCagcgggacaggggagcctaaAATGTGCCAAGTTTAAGATAAAGATGAGTGTGCAGTAGGACAGGGAAGGCTCTCAAGGCCCTCAGCTGGCATGCGGAGAGTTCAGTAAGACTCTCCATACATCAGTATGTCCAGACTTGATACATATTTAAACAAAGAGTACCCATAATGCAATTCACATCAACGGTATAAATCATTATGTAGTGGCATAGCAGTTCTAACAGCTTGCTATCATGAATATCCCAGAGGCCATACTGATTGTTAACATTCTACACACACTGGTtattatactgattgttaatagtctacacacacaggttgttgagttttcattcacatattttccaccacACTAGACCTCTGAAAAACTCTACCCTAGTGAAGTGAAAAAGTGATCAAATACACCATGCAAACACATTATTCAGTACTGAGATGTTAATGTTGTTAAGTTAATGTTGGTCACAATTAAAATAAACTCAAACTAAAAAACTGTACTTTGTGCACATATCAAAGTCATATGTCTACAATACAGTTGAACATAAGGTGTGAGACAacagagaaatacaaaaaaatccttCTTGATACATTCTTCATTTATATCACTTTACAATGTTTAATATCTTTGAAGTATTGAGCTGATTTTCAATGATTCCATCTTATAGGGGTCAAATTCGCCTCATCTTGTCATTTTTGGTTAGTCTTTTAGATAAATGCCCAATCTTAATGTAACACCTCTACCAGGCTTCACTGTTATTTCTTCTTACTCTGGGTTTTTATGTCATAGTCATTATCTGTTATGATCTTTGAAGGGACCTCCTGCAATCAAAATGAGAGGGAGTTCATTATTATGGGCTGTCTAGTCAACAGCATATTTTTTGCACACATGGCTTAGATTTAAATGTACATTGTGCATGGACATATTGCTTGTTACTGCTGTGTGTATTTAGTACATGCGTTATGTTGCTTTTACGCTATGCAGATATGGTAAAGTCTGTATGAGTCACACTGACCTCCTGCAGTATAACGCTGCCCCTGCAACCACCATGGCTGCCAACAGACAGCCAAGTATCCATACCACAGCGCTCCCCTTTGATGACTcggctgtttctgtgtgtgtgcgaacatCGCAAAACCACTTAGGAAATAATCAACAAATCATTTCTTCACTGACCATCAGCGATCTGACACTGCAGGACAATATTTGTGTTTTCTTAAGATCtacagtgtgtgagtggtacTGCCATGTTTCCTCTCACACTGCGCATTAATACTTCTGTACTGGAAACTGCAGTAAGATGActtccttttcctttcctcaTTCCAGTCAAACAGTCATCATCACATGATACTTCGTAACTGCCTAGTTcctcatataaaaaaaattatatttatagCTATTAAAGAATATGAATACTATTGAACATATTGACTGATAGAGTAACATCCACATTATTGGAGACAGGATCACACTGTATCCAGTATGGAGTATAGGTTTTTGTAACAGAATGCCTTTCCTGTTTTGCGACAGAATTACCTTACTGAAAGAAAGGGTGTTGCGGAGGAAGCAGTCAAAGTAAGTCATGGCAAAATATGTCAGTTATTCATTTTATTAACCAAATGAAACAGCATATTCTTTCCATTAGAGCTTGATATATTCAACAATAGTATCAACAATTACCTACCAACAGTTACTAGGAGTGTAAGCCCCCTCTGTCCTGGCAGCTTGGCCACTGGGTGGTCCGTGATGAAGCAAAACACATAGACACCACTGTCAGACACCCTGAGCTCAGAGATCCTCAGGGAACAGTTCCTGCTTCCCAACCTGCCCAGGTACTCCACTCGACCCTGGTACGTCGGCTCCGGAAAGATCCCAGCACTGTGGTACACGTACCTCGGTGTGATGCAATGACTCTGGTCCAAGCACCACATCTCAGAGAGCACCTTGTAATGGTGTCCTGCGGGAGACTCTTCCGGAAAGTCGTAGGAACATGGGAGAACTATGGAGGAGCCGGCTGTTGCGTAAACTGGGCCATCGGGCATGTGTACGACCCAGGAGACGGACAGGTCAACTGAAAGGTCAGGAGGGGAAAGGCATGACCTTCTGCGATATAGTATCTGACAAATCACTGCTTTCACACTATTTACAGCCCCAGGGCCAGATTAAGAACACTGTGGGCCCTGAGGCTATACATGTTCAGAGGGCCATCTAGGAAATGTATTAATTTGTAACCACAATGAAAGCTATCCTAACTATCCCACCcttgacacaacacaacaaatacacaattCTCTATAGCAGCATTTCATCAATGACAACTCAACTACACCAATTGTGAACAACTATATGAGACTAATCAGAATGTCAAAAACCTAACACTCAATAATTCTATTAATTCTATTACACTGAAATATTAAGAAAGCACGTAGAACATAATGGAAGCAACATGATTATACAACACAAATTAAATActagaaaacacaacacagacatgcacgttTTTGTACCCTAGGCTATTGTATGACAAGTCAGCTACACAAATTGTTAACACTAGATGAGAGAAAAAGGTAAATCAGTCGTCTCCTTATCCTAGATACCAAGAATCATCGTCTCCTTATCCTAGATACCAAGAATTCTAGTTAGCCCTTTTTATTATTAAACAGGGGCTGATCGTCTAAAGCAGTACCCTTAGGCAGAGCTTCGGTGATCTTCAGTGTTGTCGTTAGGcatcatctcttttctctccggTGTTACTTGCAAGGTCGATTAATGCGCATCGCTGCCAGTAGCTTTCGTAAAGTCCGCATACTTGTAATGATGGAGCCTTGAAGGCGTTTAAGCTACAGGTTAAAATTGCCTAACTTTGTGCCTCCTCTAAATAAACCCGCACAGCAGATTTCTGTCTACCAACACGATTTCGTGTGTTAATAACGAAACAGCCAACTAGTAGAGTGACAGCACTTGTCAAGCATTTATGTCCTTCCGGATTGACGGAAGGCTTCACCGATAATattttgacagttgttttgaacACGTTGGATACTCGAACATTTGGTGGGCACGCAGATTATTCAGCTAGTTGATTATAGTCCTAGATAATTCTCTATTCTGACATGCAGTTCAGTTGCTATCTGACATCGCAGTATTCAGATGTTATAATACTTGTATCATGGTAGGGTATTTACTTTTCCAGACAACAAGTAGCCTGATAACAGTGAAAGCGCTTCGCCGTGGCCATATTGAATGGATTTGAATTGCGACCTTTAGAAAAACAGTGGCCAGTATGTGTTGCGGTAATAGTTTAGTATAATAGTATATTCTTCCCACTGCACGCTTTTATTGTGGAGCTATCGTGAATGTTTTGGACTGTATTGGTAGTTGTATGCTAGGTCTTGGACTTATCTGTATAGGCTGCATCACCTCCTTTTCGAGTTCGAGATGGAGAATTCCAGCACTTCAGAAACGTTCGTGCAAAACTCCTGGAAATACCCGAAGGTAATTTGTAGAATAGTTCTGACCATAACTGTGATAACAAGCTGTTTTTGAACTTTACTATACTAAAAACAACATTGGATGTGACAGAGGCGAAGCGAACTCATATGGTGCGGGTTTTTGGGTGGTGTAAGTTCGCAAGCTTTTGCTCAGTTCTTGCTGGAGTTGTTGGTGTGGTCTGACGTTACGCAAGTTAGTTCATCAGAAATAAGGAAAATCTGTTCTTCTTTAAATAAAGGTCATTGAAGTATCTGTTGTTTGCAATTAATGTGTGGTGACCATCACTCTGCCAAGGCTTGTGTCCCTTCACGTCAATGGCAAATTGTATGTCCTCTCAAAATCTAAAAAATGTCCCATCTTTTTACAGATTTATATACTCTCAATATTAATAAAGGAAGTCTGTTTTGTATAGCCAAAAGCACAATATAAATACCCAATTGTAAATTTTGAGAATCAaggattttgtgtttttttatatatatataaatgaccCAAAAGCACTTGTTCCCATTCACACCCAGTATAAAATGGGCCTGTTAGTGATGATGGTTAATTAGTTTCTTTAATCATAGGGCtagatattttttattttgttacttTATTAGTCCTTCGTCCTCTAACATTGACATTGCATGTTTTATACAAATTTAAACATTTTACTGTCATACCTACACCAAGTTTATCAGTCTGATAGCCAGGCACTCATAGCCTTCTTGTCGCACCCACACATGAACAAGGAATTGGCTACAAATTTGCACCCAACCGATGTAGGCCTACCTGTGCTGTCAGCCATGGCCCTGCCAGCCCCCTTTAGTGAATCCGGCCCTGACCaaagacatgtatatatgtctatggccctGACAGTGACAAATAAATTCCAGTCTTACCCGCCAGGAACAGTGATACCAGGATCAGTCCAGCATCAACGGATCTGACAGCCATCTCTTTCACTTCTCACAGTCACATCTGTCACTGTTGTCTGGGGCATTAGAACAAGGGATTGTATGTGTTCTTGtacctttgagtgtgtgtgtgtgcgtgcgtgtgtgtgtgcgtgcgtgtgtgtggtgtgtgtgtgggtctgcttGTGTTTTGACTTCCCCTTTGTCAGTTTCTTTCCTCAGAGATAATGAGACATCAAAGCTAAGCAATGATGGCCTTCTAGTTAGCCAGTTAACATTGATGTTGTTCAGTTCAGTCATGATTGACCCCATTTCCATGGGAAGTTATAGGGTCCTATCATGTTTTACTGTGCAAATCAGTACAATGAATATTGTCGTAATTCTTAAGCAAACGCCTGTTTGCTAACAATAACTGGTGTAAATGCACATACCTATTACACTTTCGGCCATTTACAAGTTCATGACATTCATCCTGACATTCCACAACCCTGTTATCATTACAgtgcaacataacataacaaatgcAACATCATCAGCTTATTTGAGTTGGCCATGTCAGTGAGCCATCAAATAAAGTATGTATGAAGCCCTTACTAGTTATCTGATAGCTGTTGGGCTCtattcaaaattaatttgaggtgTTAACGTTTTTGTCTTGTTATTCCCGTTTTCTTATCCAATTATTCCACGTCCTAAATAGGAGGAGGTAGGAAACGTAAAAGTGTCAACATTTTGACCCTCTATGTGACACACGTAGCCTAGTCTACTAGCACAGTTCCACTGGTCTGCACAGGTATTTCCTAGCAGGTGGGTTTATATTGACCGGAAGAAGGAGGACCAGAGAGCGACTGGGGGAAAGGGGGGGTGAGAATTCCTACTGTTTGTAAGTTACATGTTAACGGGAAACAGTGGATTCGTGGAAGTTGGGAACATAGCGTACGTGCTGTCCATATTCTAAGACGTTTTTCTATATATTTTGGAAATAAATACAGCgatagtgtagtgtagagtgGGCTACGACTTTTCGTTTTTGGACTTTAgagcggaaaaaaaaaacag
The DNA window shown above is from Clupea harengus chromosome 11, Ch_v2.0.2, whole genome shotgun sequence and carries:
- the LOC116222325 gene encoding sialoadhesin isoform X1 — translated: MAVRSVDAGLILVSLFLAVDLSVSWVVHMPDGPVYATAGSSIVLPCSYDFPEESPAGHHYKVLSEMWCLDQSHCITPRYVYHSAGIFPEPTYQGRVEYLGRLGSRNCSLRISELRVSDSGVYVFCFITDHPVAKLPGQRGLTLLVTVETAESSKGSAVVWILGCLLAAMVVAGAALYCRRRSLQRS
- the LOC116222325 gene encoding sialoadhesin isoform X3 produces the protein MPDGPVYATAGSSIVLPCSYDFPEESPAGHHYKVLSEMWCLDQSHCITPRYVYHSAGIFPEPTYQGRVEYLGRLGSRNCSLRISELRVSDSGVYVFCFITDHPVAKLPGQRGLTLLVTVETAESSKGSAVVWILGCLLAAMVVAGAALYCRRRSLQRS
- the LOC116222325 gene encoding sialoadhesin isoform X2 — encoded protein: MAVRSVDAGLILVSLFLAVDLSVSWVVHMPDGPVYATAGSSIVLPCSYDFPEESPAGHHYKVLSEMWCLDQSHCITPRYVYHSAGIFPEPTYQGRVEYLGRLGSRNCSLRISELRVSDSGVYVFCFITDHPVAKLPGQRGLTLLVTVAESSKGSAVVWILGCLLAAMVVAGAALYCRRRSLQRS